ACCAGATTGTCTTCTCCCCTTCCTGCCCTAGGTCGGTCACATACCGAGCAGCCAGCGCTTCGTGGTGAAGGTCGACGAGAACTCGTTCGACAAACGATACGACCTTCGTTGGCGACCGCAGCGCTGGGACCGACCCAAGAGCAGTCTCGGAGTCGTGCTGTGCCGCCGATTCGGGAGTATCAGTTACAGACATACGTTCTCTCGCAGGACGCGCTTTCTGGCTTGCCCTGCACCCCATCGGGGCACGCAAAACAGGCCGTCGCGATGTCTCAACCAACGATGTGCTCCTCGATCTGCTGGAACCACTGACGGACTGTCGACGGGTTCAGATCCATCGCCTCGCCGATCGTCGCCTGTGTGAGTCGTATATCTGACTCCCGGCTAGCGAGGTCCAGAGCGCCGGCTGCAACGCCATCCGGTCGCCCGTTGACCTCAGCGGACTCGGTTGCCCGCTCTGCCAGTTCGAGTGCCCGCTGGCGAACCTCCGGCGCAACGTCAAGCGGGAGATCCGAGCAAATCCGTGCCACCCAGTCCACCGGGAGCGATACCGGAATCGAGAGTTCGAGTTCCACGAGGAACGTCCGGTAGCAGTTCCATATACGTGAGTCGGAACACCGAGCAACGTCAGCTACTGTATCCATCGTCACGAGCCCGTTGCATCGGCAGGCAGCGTACACAGCGGCCGCTGCACCGCCTTCAATCGACCGGCCGACTAGCAGGTCCTCGTCCTGCGCCTCCCGGAAGAACGTGGATGCCTGCTCTTTCACCGACCGACTTTCAGACAACGCACTCGCGATGCGTCGGACTTCACCGAGCCCGTGAGCAAGGTTCCGGTCGCGCTTGCTGGTGTACTTCGACCGACCGTGGAGCCGCCGCTGGCGAGCAAGCCGTCGACGCCGTCTCGAAGGGATGTCTGCACTATCGACGCTCCCAATGTTCGTCGACAGGCCTCGGTCGTGGCGAGTGGCCGTCCGGGGGGCACCCGTCCGCTTCTGTTCCTCCCGATTGTACGTTCGCCACTCCGGCCCGTGGTCGATCTGGTCTTGTTCGGTCACCCAGCCACAGTTCTCGCAGTGCGTTTCCCGCCCGCTGCTATCGAGCGTGCCGTCGCACTCGGGACAGCCCTGTGCAGCTGCAAACAGCTCTGTCTGGACAGTTTGTGAAGACATTGAGAAGATCCCTCTCACCCGACTGGAGGCTCAGAAAACACGCTGCGGCGCCCGGTCAGGCGTCGGGCAGTTTCCCATCCGGGCGCGGGACTCGCTTGGCTTCGATCTCGATCTCGACCCGGCGACGGTGCTTGCATCGCTCGGCGGTATCGGGACAACTGCATGTCTCCTCAAGCACGTCAACCTCGTACCGGCTCTCTGACGCCGAGTGGACCTCGTAGCGACCGGGCTTTGCGAGAAAGGAGACGTCGATGTCTTCCC
This genomic stretch from Haloarcula sp. CBA1127 harbors:
- a CDS encoding transcription initiation factor IIB family protein, with the translated sequence MSSQTVQTELFAAAQGCPECDGTLDSSGRETHCENCGWVTEQDQIDHGPEWRTYNREEQKRTGAPRTATRHDRGLSTNIGSVDSADIPSRRRRRLARQRRLHGRSKYTSKRDRNLAHGLGEVRRIASALSESRSVKEQASTFFREAQDEDLLVGRSIEGGAAAAVYAACRCNGLVTMDTVADVARCSDSRIWNCYRTFLVELELSIPVSLPVDWVARICSDLPLDVAPEVRQRALELAERATESAEVNGRPDGVAAGALDLASRESDIRLTQATIGEAMDLNPSTVRQWFQQIEEHIVG